In a single window of the Drosophila subpulchrella strain 33 F10 #4 breed RU33 chromosome X, RU_Dsub_v1.1 Primary Assembly, whole genome shotgun sequence genome:
- the LOC119556340 gene encoding uncharacterized protein DDB_G0285917-like: MHACVCCCSTNNNCNNNNNNINNKNNDGSSNNSSSSGSNNGNNNKLQLGVVGEEESSTTQVRRKEESRKQEEQAKEQEEEHQRKEEEEEEKERVKEEELSAGQSASGGDNDNDLNGSATRRRWWLRGPPGSAEAADEEGERREGAAGGEGAAGAGGVGAGATTTTAARWWWWSPSPTQSPPGDVAVTIAPVTLLLSLQRQLIIGAATAAATSLATNTSATTATTSSIKLKIPKHQYQIPILASHAF, translated from the coding sequence ATGCACGCGTGTGTCTGCTGCTGTTCGACAAACAACAattgcaacaacaacaacaataatattaacaacaagaacaacgacggcagcagcaacaacagcagcagcagcggcagcaacaacggcaacaacaacaaactgCAGCTAGGAGTTGTAGGAGAAGAGGAATCATCAACCACACAGGTCAGGCGAAAGGAGGAAAGCCGGAAGCAGGAGGAGCAGGCgaaggagcaggaggaggagcaccagaggaaggaggaggaggaggaggagaaggagaGGGTGAAGGAGGAGGAGTTGTCTGCTGGCCAAAGCGCCAGTGGCGGCGACAACGACAACGATCTCAACGGCTCCGCAACGAGGAGGCGGTGGTGGCTGCGCGGTCCTCCAGGATCAGCGGAAGCGGCAGACGAAGAAGGAGAACGGAGAGAGGGTGCAGCAGGAGGAGAAGgtgcagcaggagcaggaggagtGGGTGCGGGAGCGACGACGACAACAGCAGcgcggtggtggtggtggtctCCATCTCCAACACAATCTCCGCCAGGTGACGTTGCGGTGACGATAGCGCCGGTGACGTTGTTGCTCTCGTTGCAGCGGCAACTAATCATTggagcagcaacagcagcagcaacatcctTAGCAACAAACACctcagcaacaacagcaacaacctCCTCTATCAAGTTGAAGATCCCAAAACACCAATACCAAATCCCAATCCTCGCCAGCCACGCCTTTTGA